The genomic interval CTCGTCGAGCAGCATGAGCCTGGGCCTGCCCGCCAGCGCCCTGGCCAGCAGCACCCGCCGCGCCTGCCCGCTGGAAAGCTCGGTGATCGGCCGCTCGGCCAGTTCGGCAAGGCCCAACTCGCCGAGCACGGCCACGGCCCTGGCCGTCTCCTCGGGAGTTTGCGGCGCGTGCAGCCCGATGTGGCCGCGAAGCCCGGAGATCACCGCCTCAAGCGCGGTCACGGGCCGGTCGTGCGCCACGTGCAGGTCGAAGGAGACCAGGGCCGCGCGCCGCCGGATGGCCCACAACGACAGCGGCGCGAAGCTGCCAAAGCGCCCCACGCGGCCCGCGGCCGGGTGTAGATCGCCCGCCGCGAGCGCCAGGAGCGTGGATTTGCCAGCGCCGTTCTCTCCCACCACGGCCCAGTGTTCGCCCGTGCGCACGCGCCAGGAGAAGTCCGCAAGCGCGGCCGCGCCGCCGCGTAGCACCGTGACGCGCTCAAAAGCCAACAGGAAGTCCCCGCCGCCGCGCGGGGCTGGTTCATGCTCCGCGGCGGCCATGGTCTTTTCCAGCCTTTCTTCGGCCTGCCGCCCCGGCTGCGGCTGGCGCGAACGGCCTTTGCGCGGCGCGGGGAAGGCCAGGGCGATGGCCTCGTCCGGGCCGCCGGAAAAGACGATGCGGCCAGCTTCAAGGATCAGCCCGCCATCGAGCGGCAGGGCTTGGGCCTCCTCGGCCCGGTGCGTGGCCGCGAGCAGGGCCGTGCCCGCCCCGGGCAGCCGCGCCAGGATGTCGAGCATGGCCTGACGCGCCTGCTTGTCCAGGCCCTCCAGGCATTCGTCGAGCAGCAACAGGCGCGGCTCCATGGCCAGAGCCCGGGCCAATAGCACCCGCCGCTGCTGCCCCTGCGAGAGCCGCGAGAGAGGCGCTTCGGCCTTGTCGCCAAGGCCCACGAGACCGAGCGCGGCCCGCGCGACCTTGTCCTGTCCGGCCGTGACAGGGCCGTAGGCCAGCGGCGCGTTGAAAAAGCCCGAGACCACGACCTGCGCGACGTCCGGATCGGCCTCGGCCCGCGCGTACCAGAGCTGCTGCTCGGCCGAGACCATGGCCGTGCGCTCGCGAAAGCCGATGGGCGAGACGCGCGGCTCGCCGGAGGCGTGCGGCCCGTCCCAGGCGTCGCGGTACAGCCGCGCGCCCTTGCTGGGCCAGATGTCGCCGCGCACGAGGGAAAGGAAGGTGGATTTGCCTGCGCCGTTGCTGCCGAAGATTCCCCAGGACTGGCCGGGCCAAAGCTCCCAATCGATGCCCGAGAGCGCGGGCCGTCCCGCGCGCAGGACGTAAACCCCGGCCAGGGAGACGAGCGGCGCGGGTGTCCGGAGTCCGTCGGTCATGCGGCCTCCCCGGCGCGAAAGACGGCACCGGCCGTACGCCGTGCAGCTTGACGCTCACGCGGCTTTGCGCGAAAGAATGATTGTATGGAATACCGCATACCCACCCTTGCCAACGCGGCCGTGGCCACGATCCTGCTCGGACTGAACGCGCTCATGTTCGTGATCGTTCCTCTCGTTCTCGTGCCGTCGAGCGCCTGGTGGCTGCTTGTGCTCCTGCCCTGCGCCCTGGCCACGAACAGCATGTGGTTTCTGGCGCACGAGGCCTTTCACGCCAATCTCATGCCGGGCAAGCGGCTCAATGAAGTTCTCGGGCGGGCCCTGTGCGTCTGCCTTTTCGTGCCTTTCGTGGTCGTGCGTTTCGGCCACCTGCAGCACCACCGCTTCAACGGCGCACTCGTGGACAGGCCGGATCTGTACGACGCCAACCGTACCTGGCCGCCGCTGGCCTGGATCGGCTACTATTTCCAACTCATAGGCGGCTTTTATCTGCAAGAGGCCCTGAGCTTTTTCGTCTTCCTGCTGCCGCGGCGGCTTATTCCCAAGGCCGTGCGCGCCGGGCTTTCGGCCTATGACGAGGGCTCGGCCCGGATCCGCGATCTGGCCGCCACGACCTTCGCCAAGCCCGAGATAGTGCGCGCCGCGCGCGTGGATCTCGTCCTGGCCCTGGCCCTGCACGGCCTGGCGCTGTGGCTGTACGGGCCGTGGTGGTGGGCGTTCGCGCTGGCGGTGGCGCTTCGCGCCTTCATGGTCTCGTTCGCCAACAACCTGCCGCACTACGGCACGGGCACGGCGGACGTCAAATACGCCCTCAACCTGCGCCTGCCGCGCGCGGTCAATTTTTTGCTCCTCAACTTCTACTGCCACCGGGTGCATCACCACGACCCCCGCATCCCCTGGACGCGGTTGCCGCGCGTCATGCGCGAGCAGGGCATGGAGTTCGACGTCGGCTACATGCAGGCGGCCAGGGCGCAGTTCAAGGGGCCCATCGCCCTGAACGCCCTGAACGGGCGTTAGAGAACGTTTTTTCGGAAAATGGTGTCCGCCGTGCGGCCAGGATGCGCCAATCAGGTCCTTTCCGAGGGCTTGAGCCAGTCGCAGCCGTGGCCGCCGGGCGCGCGGCAATGCTCGGTCCACAACTCCTCCAGGCTCGCGTTGGCCGGGGTCTCTTCCGCGCCTTTGAAGACATCGGCGAACAGCGAATGTACGAAGTCGTAGCGCGGGTCGATGAAGTCCAGGCCGCGCCCCGACACTCCTTCACCGCGCGAGAGCGCCCGGATGACCGTGCTCACGCGCGTCTCGGCCGGGTCGCTGCCCAGGGCGAAGGTCCGGCCCTCGTCCTCGTCGTGCAGGCGCACCGCGAATCCACCCGCGCACAGCGTCTCCATGACCTCGTTGATGGTGCGCACGGGCACGCCCAGGTCGTTGGCCGCGCTTTCGATGGTCAGGGGCCTGCGGGCGTTTTTGAAGGCGTCGGTGAGTAAGAGGAGCATCAGGATGGCCGCCTTCATGCGGCCTTCGAAGCTCACATGGCCCGCGCGCACCTCGCTCTGGAAGGATTTCATGTTTTGCAGCGAGAAGCTGATCTCCGCGCCGAGCAGCACGATGACCCAACTGATGTACAGCCACAAAAGGAAGATGGGGAACTGCGCGAAGCCGCCGTAGATGGCGTTGTACTTGGCGATGCCCACCTGGTAGGTGACGTAGGTGTACTGGGCGATCTGCCACATGGTGCCCGCGATCACGCCGCCGGCCAGGGCGCAGGAGAACCTGACCCGGGTGTTGGGCATGAAGGCGTAGAGGAATGCCAGGGCCAGCCAGATCATGACGTAGGGCATGGCCTTGAGAATGTTCAGATAGAGGTAGTTGAAGGCCGAGACGGACAGGATGCGCTGCACGAAGGCGTCGCTTTCCAGGCTCACGGTCACGGACAGGCCGATGAAGAAGAAGAGCGGGCAGATGAGGGTCACGGAGAAGAAATCCGTGAATTTGCGCCAGGGGCTGCGACCCTTGGAGACGCCCCAGATCTGGTTCATGGCGCTCTCGATGGTGGACAACAGCGAAAGCGCGGTGACGAAGAGCAGCAAAAGGCCCATGTAGCCGAGCGTCTTGACGTCGGTGGCCTGCACGTAGTTCAGGATCAGGTCCACCATGTCCTCGCGCTCGGCCGTGAGCTGCATGAGCAGGTTGCGCACGGTATCGGTGTGCT from Alkalidesulfovibrio alkalitolerans DSM 16529 carries:
- a CDS encoding ATP-binding cassette domain-containing protein; protein product: MTDGLRTPAPLVSLAGVYVLRAGRPALSGIDWELWPGQSWGIFGSNGAGKSTFLSLVRGDIWPSKGARLYRDAWDGPHASGEPRVSPIGFRERTAMVSAEQQLWYARAEADPDVAQVVVSGFFNAPLAYGPVTAGQDKVARAALGLVGLGDKAEAPLSRLSQGQQRRVLLARALAMEPRLLLLDECLEGLDKQARQAMLDILARLPGAGTALLAATHRAEEAQALPLDGGLILEAGRIVFSGGPDEAIALAFPAPRKGRSRQPQPGRQAEERLEKTMAAAEHEPAPRGGGDFLLAFERVTVLRGGAAALADFSWRVRTGEHWAVVGENGAGKSTLLALAAGDLHPAAGRVGRFGSFAPLSLWAIRRRAALVSFDLHVAHDRPVTALEAVISGLRGHIGLHAPQTPEETARAVAVLGELGLAELAERPITELSSGQARRVLLARALAGRPRLMLLDEPFAGLDAASRAAMLATLDRLSAHTTLVLATHHDDDLPKAVGNVLRLRPLAAR
- a CDS encoding YihY/virulence factor BrkB family protein: MADDNGKSHGANDKPSGNGRGESLGERAKRLLTLLTRDIWVMDFSDETRQRRGAVAVLRWLYLVVHGFLRDNCLLRAAALSYTTTLSIAPFLAVAFTISKALGLQHTDTVRNLLMQLTAEREDMVDLILNYVQATDVKTLGYMGLLLLFVTALSLLSTIESAMNQIWGVSKGRSPWRKFTDFFSVTLICPLFFFIGLSVTVSLESDAFVQRILSVSAFNYLYLNILKAMPYVMIWLALAFLYAFMPNTRVRFSCALAGGVIAGTMWQIAQYTYVTYQVGIAKYNAIYGGFAQFPIFLLWLYISWVIVLLGAEISFSLQNMKSFQSEVRAGHVSFEGRMKAAILMLLLLTDAFKNARRPLTIESAANDLGVPVRTINEVMETLCAGGFAVRLHDEDEGRTFALGSDPAETRVSTVIRALSRGEGVSGRGLDFIDPRYDFVHSLFADVFKGAEETPANASLEELWTEHCRAPGGHGCDWLKPSERT
- a CDS encoding fatty acid desaturase family protein, whose protein sequence is MEYRIPTLANAAVATILLGLNALMFVIVPLVLVPSSAWWLLVLLPCALATNSMWFLAHEAFHANLMPGKRLNEVLGRALCVCLFVPFVVVRFGHLQHHRFNGALVDRPDLYDANRTWPPLAWIGYYFQLIGGFYLQEALSFFVFLLPRRLIPKAVRAGLSAYDEGSARIRDLAATTFAKPEIVRAARVDLVLALALHGLALWLYGPWWWAFALAVALRAFMVSFANNLPHYGTGTADVKYALNLRLPRAVNFLLLNFYCHRVHHHDPRIPWTRLPRVMREQGMEFDVGYMQAARAQFKGPIALNALNGR